The following coding sequences lie in one Lolium perenne isolate Kyuss_39 chromosome 2, Kyuss_2.0, whole genome shotgun sequence genomic window:
- the LOC139835887 gene encoding uncharacterized protein, whose amino-acid sequence MKKSEKFEWTAEAQDAFDDLKKVLSTSPVLVTPHDREPMLLYIAATSRVVSTVLIVERTEAGKVHGVQRPVYYLSEVLTPAKQRYPHYQKLAYAVWMTARKLRHYFAEHPIVVVTEAPLKNILTNPDATGRVSQWAIKLAPHDISYVNRTSIKSQVLPDFFVDWIQSQTPAAPDMSGSWTMYFDGSKRNTGAGAGVVLISPQGDKMKYVLRMNFSLPTNNEAEYEELLHGMRMAKACGATRLDIYGDSNIVVQQSMNLCDTISDNMIAYRQMYHSMEAKFEGCELKHIGRASNEEANTLANIGSTCSAIPDGVFFEVINQRSIKVKTSAPPILSAIDSGATAQDVAEDVVTGPSQQVLLLEPIWTKPFLAYLLR is encoded by the coding sequence ATGAAGAAAtcagaaaaattcgagtggacagCAGAAGCACAGGACGCTTTTGACGATCTTAAGAAAGTTCTGTCGACTTCCCCGGTCCTTGTAACCCCTCACGACAGGGAGCCGATGCTACTCTACATCGCTGCAACAAGTCGAGTCGTCAGCACCGTGCTAATCGTCGAACGCACAGAAGCAGGAAAAGTCCACGGTGTGCAACGCCCCGTCTattacctcagtgaagtactcaccCCAGCAAAGCAGCGGTACCCGCACtatcagaagctggcatacgcCGTATGGATGACAGCAAGAAAGCTACGACATTACTTCGCCGAGCATCCAATTGTCGTCGTTACCGAGGCTCCACTAAAGAACATACTCACCAATCCTGatgccacaggtcgagtgtctcaGTGGGCCATCAAATTAGCACCGCATGATATTTCTTACGTCAACCGAACGTCCATCAAATCCCAGGTCCTCCCAGACTTCTTTGTCGATTGGATTCAGTCGCAAACTCCGGCCGCACCCGATATGTCGGGGTCATGGACCATGTACTTCGATGGTTCAAAACGAAACACGGGCGCAGGAGCAGGAGTAGTGTTAATATCACCGCAAGGTGACAAGATGAAATACGTGCTAAGGATGAACTTCTCGCTGCcaacaaacaacgaagcagaGTATGAGGAGTTGCTGCATGGTATGCGTATGGCTAAAGCATGCGGTGCCACACGTTTGGATATATATGGAGATTCAAATATCGTTGTCCAGCAGTCGATGAATCTATGCGACACCATCAGTGACAACATGATTGCTTATCGCCAAATGTATCATTCGATGGAAGCCAAGTTCGAAGGTTGCGAGctaaaacatatcggcagagccagcaacgaagAAGCAAATACCTTGGCAAATATCGGCTCCACGTGCTCCGCAATTCCAGATGGAGTTTTCTTCGAAGTGATCAATCAACGATCTATCAAAGTCAAAACATCGGCACCCCCCATACTGTCGGCTATCGACTCGGGGGCTACAGCTCAAGACGTTGCCGAAGATGTTGTTACTGGCCCAAGCCAGCAAGTTCTGCTCCTCGAACCCATATGGACTAAACCTTTCTTGGCATATTTACTTCGTTAG